The window AAATGCCACGAATAACATCGAAACCACGAATCGATGACCAAAACCTTCTCTTAACTTACAAAGACGAACGCGTCCCAATCACACAttaacattccggaatgatgccaaaattTACGTagaaatgacaaataacaatacTAACCTATTACAAGGCTCGGGATCCCAAACAGACGTCGATAAtgccaaagtccacttcaaataaaacttaggaaattttaaaaccttcaaaatgccaactttccccAATAAGCACTGAAACGCTTCCAGTCCACCCGTAACTCGAtacgaacatacacccaagttaAAAATTatcataagaacctattggaaccttcaaatcctgattctgaggtcgtttactcaatgatcaaaccttggtcaaccctttcaatataaagcttctaaattgagGATTACACTTTCAAATAAACTCCGAACTTCtaaaaaatcaaaaccaagtgCACGTGCAAGTtgtaatacataaagtgaagctactcaaggcctcataTCGccaaacgacgtgctagagctcaaagcgactgatcgggtcattacaccatTGATCAGCTTTCCTCATaccgcatgtacaccatcaagaacgAACATGAGAGAGTGACActaggggatggatccatatctacgcgttgcacgaataactcaggtgctgcatggacaactcacattctAATAATATATCAACCGCACAAACAACTTACGTGCTACATGTACAGTTCATGTGCTAATAACATCAATATCTTGGATCCGCACACACAACGCCCGTGCTGCACAACCAACTCACAtgctcatagtaacaatatctcagATCGCATGGAAAGCTCACGTGCTATCACATCGCAAACACACGGActactcacatgctgcacggacaacgcaTGTGCTACCAGTCCAATCCACACACAGAGAAGGCAGATATACAAGATTACATGTACATAATCAATAAATATCAATTTCATAATCCAGGATTGGTATAAGTGACGTGTTAAAGTGTAtgtatgtgcaaagtgtgctCTCATGAAAGTAGCAATTATAAGGTTGAAccaggagattaacctctatgtgACTCAAACATGGTACAAATAGCTCACAAAAGGcgtacaaataatagaaatatcacaatataaagcttatcaagcaactcaaggcatattatagcctaaggACTACCTCGAGCAAGAATAATACCTCGGTTAACACACATAGGCTGAACCTAacacatgtgcgccacccatagcacgtagctatcacaaataacttaggcaactagtgcctcaaccatgtttacgtaagatacttaccttaaacaacccaaatcaatactctaaaaatcccTTTTGGTGTGAATCAACCTCTGGACGATCCAAATCTattcaaaataacttaataatatcaatagaAGCAATAGGAAATAAgcccaaacaataaagctaagatcttgatATTATGGAAAGTCAACCAAAAACGTTAACTTTGGAGCTGCATGTTTGAAtgcgacaaaactcacaaatttcgaacacccattccagtacgagtctaaatatatgtgtttcatcaaaatccgacctcaaatcaacccCCAAATTGTCAATTTTTACATTAGAaatgtttttactaaaatccaCAGGTTATCCACTTAGATTCATCAATAAATTACTAAAATCAAGGttgaaatcatgaataataacaAAATCTGGGtcaataacacttaccccaatctgaATCGTGAAAATACCCTAGAAAATCATCCAAATCTTAGCTCTAGatctcaaaatatgttaaaataaccaaaaccctaTAAAATAGAATACTTAAGGTCTACCCAGGGATACCCTTCACGATCACGGAAccagcttcgcgatcgcgaagcacaaccaaACACTGCCTCAAAAATTCCCTGTGCAAACATGAGTTCCTGGTCGCGAATGCAATGCACACCATCACTGATCCTACACGGACGTGGTCCTCCACCTGCAATCGCGAAGGCTAAAGGCCTAATGCCCTAACAGCCTCCCCTTCTACGCGACCACTGCCTCCCCAAGCTCCCTGAACGTGATCTCTGAAAAATCACCCTTGCCATCAAAATACCCTCCACGAACGCGGATTCCTTGTCTCGCTCAAGTAGAAGAAAACCATACATCAGAAACCAGCAATCCAAAACATGGTGAAGTGGTCTGAAACCTATCCGAAAAGCATATGAGGCCCTCGGGACTCCGTCCactcacaccaaccaatcccaaaacataacacaaacctactcgaggactcaaatcacaccaaacaatatggAAACAACAAATCACACCttaattcaagtctaatgaactaatccaaattttcaaattcaaaacttacGCCGAACAAGTCTAAACAACtcaaaatgacctcaaattttgtatgcaagtccaaagacacaacagacctattctaactcccgaaaccacaatccaaaccaaataccatcaaagtcaactctcgatcaaatctatcaaccttccaaaccttcaactttttaactttcgccaaatagaacCACATcgacctaggaacctccaaatccaaatccgaacatacacctaaTTTAAATATCACCCACTACTGGAAAATGAGCCTATGGCAACGGTTAGAAAACCATTGCAAAAGATAGGGAAATTGTTGCCTTACATCTATAGGAACGGTTTACCAACTATTCGACCAGCCCGCGTGCCAATAGAGCTAACGTAACGATTCGTGCAATAGTTTCCAAAATCGTTGCTATAGTACAGCTATCGCAATGGTCTTTCCTCTATCTGAAACAATGAGTATTCTTTCAACTGTAACGATCGAATACCATTACCATAGACTTTAATGCAACGGTTTAAAACTGTTACCATATTATTTACTACAACTTTTGAAAACTGTTACCATACAATTTATTTCAGTGGTTATGTAAGCTATTGTAAGGACGACTTACAGATATTCAAACAGTTTCATTATGCTATTGTAACGGTTTATCTCTATTGCTACAGTTTTTTATAAACTGCGGCAAGCTAAAAAAATTAGTTGCATCGGTTTAAAGTACCCAATGCAACGGTTTTCATACATTTTGGAATGATTTACAGGACCTATTGGAATGGTTTACATGGTCTATGGAAACAACATTTCTTTCTTATTGGAATGGTTGTAGTAGGCTATTGTAGCAGTTTTAATATAGCCATGGTtgtaaataaatatatgtatacgtaaaaaattattataaactaaaattcatataaaacacaaaataaaacTATTCATAATCTATATTTTCCAATAAGCTAATAATAATATTCATAAAATAAAATGTTTTAACCCAAGCTCCATATATAAGTTTTACATTTCAAGACTTCAAGAGCTAGAGTAAGTTTCAAAATATTGATAATAAAAGATTCCAAGAAGATCTACAACAATTAAAAGTGTTTCTTAATCTATGTTCATTTGTTGTTATGTAACTtgttggggtggttggtttggttccggggatgtttcggattgaattgggacactttgtcccaaagttggaagcctaagtggaaagagttgatcggatattgacttatgtgtaaatgactccagaatggagtttggATGATTCTGATAGCTTCATATAAtttttttggacttaggagtgtgtccggatattgatttggaggtccaaggtgattttggtttgaattggcaaaagttggaaaacttgaagtttggagagttgagaagtttgatcgagagttgactttgtggttaccgagcTTGGATTTTGATTctagaagttagaataggtctgttgtgttatTTGtcacttgtgtacaaaatttgaggtcaatcggagttgatttggtatgtttcggcattggttttagaagttgtaaGTTCAATAGTtcactaggcttgaattggggtgcgactTATGttttcaatgttgtttgatgtgatttgaggggtcgactaagttcgtatgatattttaggatgggTTGggatgtttggatggggtcccgggggcctcgggtgagtttcgagttaATTGCGGATTGAGTCCGGTTTCCATATACGCGTTCGCGTGtgaggcctcgcgttcgcgaagtgtatctGGGAGGCAGGTGAAGTtttttcttcgtgttcgcgaagaaggccaCATGTTTGCGAAGGTATAGAGAAGTTTTGAATGGCGATCGCGAGAGGgggctcgtgttcgcgtagaaggagaAGGTAGGTGGGGCACAGGCTTGTAAGCTTTTACGTTCGCGGGAGACAGTTCGCGATCGGGTGGGCATGGGTTCATTGGACATCACGTTCGTGAGGGAGCCATCGCGTTTGCGTAAGAAGATTTTTGGGGAGTTGagtttttgtgcttcgcgaacgcgaggaacttttcacattcgcgaagaatgACATTTGGGCAGCAGAtatttaatttcaaaatcgagggttttgaaccatttttcatattttgaaataGAGACCTCTGTTGTGggtgattcttgaagggattttcaaggagttgattggggtaagtgattctaactcgtatttggttgttatacatgaatctgttattgtttttaccatttaattagtgttttgggttgaaacaATTGTAGATACTTCATAAaatatattttgaggatttgaaaggcgatttgaggtcggaattggatgattttggtatgattgCGCTCTTcattgaatgggtgtttggattttgtaaattttgtcggattacgagatgtgggcctggggttgactttttgactttggttaaagaacttagctttatcgtatgaaatcaattcctatagcttgtattgattgtattaagttatttatggctagattcgagtcgttcggaggccgatttgcgaggcaagggcttgttagaTCAGAGTTttgcacgatttgaggtaagtaaattttctaaacttggttatgagggtataaatccctgaaataagtgttatgtggttggtattgaggtgacgcacatgctaggtgatgggcatgtgggcgtgcaccattgtaAGTGTGACTCGGTCGATTCCGTGGTACTATGTAGTTATCAAACCTTGTTGTTATTCATGTAATCCCTACGTTTTAGAGTTATTCAGGtgcaatccatgttagaaatcatgtttaggctataagCTTATTcagttgggacccactgaggtcatttttgcagttgaattattttcttcaattataatttaatactcagtcacatccattatttacatatcatatcttagtctctgttattatttattgttacatcatgtatcattgtttgggatgattggcatgagattGATCATGTATCATATCTTAACATCCGTACGTGTTtagactggaaagattgatgactgagttggggcctaagAGCCATGTTATGAGTGAGGttgtggattgggctgcacgATGCAGCAGGCCttcttggctttatatatattattattatggatcgcgCTGCATGCTGCAACAGGTCTTATaggatttatatattattataggatcaggttgcacgccgcaacaggccatcttggctttatattagcgcttgggcaggatctgcccttccggagtctgacatactagcAATGAGCGTAGGTACCGTACAGTGTTAAGTGATTGAGTATGATGAGTGAGAGTTGTGAGAGtcatattgagtactctgagagtgtgagtacatgagtttatcactaTGATCTATTACATGTGACACGAacatttgacatgtagatatagagatataacattcctcatatccatcatacttggcatattttatcagtgttgagcttaaactgttaaacttAAAAGAATGTCTACAATTTTTTACTGTGTAAAAACGGATTATGAGATTTCTCTGAGTGATATTTGTCATTTTCCTGTCATATCTGTACTGTTATTATCCGGACTTAGATTGTACCTTTCTaaactcgtcactgctttcagcccaaggttagtcctgttacttaatGAGTATATTgggtaggttgtactcatactacactctgtactttgtgtgcagatccaggtacatatgGACCTGTTGGTTGCTATACTTGGAGCATTACCTACTTGGAGACCTTTGAGGTAGTTGCTTTGGTGTCCgaagacctcgactctccttctttttagTTTATTTAGCACTGTTCTATATTCCAGATAGTTGTATTAAAAGTTTTGAGTGTGTTGtcatttagtagctcatgtactcggtgacacttagattttggggattttgtatTTGAGTCGCAGTTACTCTTATCGGTTATTTATAAGATTTTTCACTGTTAAGCTTATTTCATCatgttttcaatttaaaaatgCATAGCTATTTGAATTTGTCAGTACGGattatgagcaggtttagtagagtcttgcggatcggtatggagacagcTATACTTATCGtcgagaggctaccaaaccattaggaaaacttcactttcttgtattcatgtcgtgcgaatttgtggattccgaaaactaaacttctattattatattctctcacaaatggtaagGACACGTGCTATCGAATCAAGCGGAtaaccaccagctagggccgcgagaggtcagGGCTGCGGTAGAGgctgaggtgcagctcgtacaacagctagagcagcacctgtggatccaccagttgctccagctcaggaggaGATATAtgagctcaggcaccagttgtgcccattgtgattccaggccttcaggaggctctggcctagatattgactgtatgcactagccttACTTAGGCggtttcaattccgaccacaccgGCCACTTCtaaggccgggggaggtgctcagactctcactactcgtactccagagcaggtatcTTAGGGACTTCCGACACTGGGGTACTAGCAGCCCAGCCGATTGCAGCGACTTAGGCCCGTTTGTCCCacttatgagtgatgaggagaagAAAAGACTAGAGCGGTTTAGGAGGCTCAAGCCTCCAGAGTTCAGAGGGGCTGAGTCacaggatgctcaggatttcttagACCGATGCCAGCAGATCCTTCGcacgacgggtattctggagactagtggagtctcatttactacttttcaattGTCGGGGGCAGCCTTTAGATTTGGGAGGCCTATGATGTGAGCAGGCCAGCCAGCGttgcaccacttacgtggcatgagttcttagttctcttcttagagaagtttgttccacataCCCGCAGGGAAGAGttacgtaggcagtttgagcagctacgctagaAGGGTACGTCCATGAcccaatatgagatgagatttgtaGAGGTGGCTCGTCATGTGATCTGTTTGGTTCCCAcaaagagggagaggattaggaggttcattgatggcctcaactatggactgcgCTTCGTCATGACTCGGGATATTGCCTCGGGTGCTAGGTTtaacgaggtggttgatattgctaggcgGCTAGAGCAGGTGCATATTCAGGAGTGTGAGGAGAtaaaggccaagaggcctcgtggttcgggtggtttcagcggtgtttcttCTGGAGGGCAGTCCAACCACAACAGGGGTCGCCCATACAGTCCCGCTTAGATGGCTCGTGCGGTTCattgtggtgcatcagctagccatggttcatatagtgctcgTTTGGGTCAGTCATCTTTGAGTGCCATCATAAcgcagagttcatctcgtgctccatcatatcagggttcatctgtaccaggtttATCTAGTAGCTATTCTGGTTCTCTAGGTCCGATTCAGTCTCCACCACTATTGACGGATcggagttgctatgagtgtggggagtttggacaTGTTGGGAGGTATTGTCCCCATCTTTTGGggggtccagttcagcagagagGTCAGGTTATGACTttcgcaccagttacttcaccacccgctcagccagctcaggGTGGATCTCAGGCATCTAGAGGTCGCCATAGAGGGGGagaccgatcaggtggcggtcaggctggATGCTATGGTTTACCTGCTAGGCCAGAGCCCGTTTCTtaagacgcagtgatcacaggtattgtctcagcatgccacagggatgcttccatattatttgaccttggttctacCTATTCATGTGTATTATCATATTTTACCCATTATTTGGAtttgccccgtgagtctttagttttgcatgtttatgtatctacgtCGGTAGGCGATTCAATTTTTttggactgtgtgtatcggtcgtgtgttgTGACCATTGGGGGAATGCAGACGCgaattgatctcttattgcttagtatggttgattttggcatgattctgggcatggattggttatccccatgtcatgctattcttgattgtcacgctaagcccgtgacgttggcgatgctggggttacctaggatcgagtggagaggttctctggaatatattcccagtagggtgatttcatatctaaaggcccaacatatggttgggaaggggtgtttgtcatatttggcctttgtgagggttgttggtgttgatactcctaccattgattctgtccCAGTAGTGTGAGACTTtccggatatgtttcctgcagacctgccgggaatgccacctgacagggatattaactttggtattgacttggtgccgggcactcaacgcatttctattcctccgtatcgtatggcaccagctgagttgaaggaattgaaagagcagcttctgGAGCtttttgataaggggttcattaggcctagtatgtctccttggggtgcactagttctGCTTGGgaataagaaggatggtactatgcggatatgcattgaatatagacagttgaacaaagttacaattaagattAAGTAACCtctgccgcgcattgatgacttatttgaccagcttcagggagctagattgttcttcaagattgatttgaggtctgggtatcactagttgaagatttTGGACtctgatattctaaagacaacattcaatacccgctatggtcactacgagttccttgtgatgtcttttgggcttaccaatgcctcagcagcattcatgcatttgatgaatagtgtattccatccatttcttgattcgtttgtcatagtatttattgatgatattctggtgtactcacgtagccaggaggagcatgcacatcaTCTGATGATTGTACTACAGacgttgagggaggagaagctttatgttaAGTTCTCCATGTGTGAGTTTTGGCAcaattcggtggcattcttgggccacgtggtgtctagtgaggggatcaaggtggatctgaagaaaagTGAGGCAGTTCAACATTGGCCCATACCGTCTTCAGCTATTAATatttggagttttcttggcttggacGGATATTATTGCCACTTCGTGGAGgatttctcgtccattgcagcgcctttgaccaggttgacccagaaaggtgctctattcagatggtctgatgagtgtgaggagagctttcagaagctcaagactgccttgaccacaactccagttctaattttgccttcagcatcaggTTCTTATACATTGTATTGtaatgcttctcggattggtattgggtgtgtcttgatgcacgagggtagagtgattgcttatgctttatgccagttgaagcctcatgagtaGAACTACCCCGTTCACGATTTTgatttggcagccattgttcatgcattgaatatttggatgcattatctctacggcgtgtcttgtgagaAATTTACAGATCGTCGCAGTcttcagcacttgttcaagcaaaaggatctaagtTTGAGGCAATGGAGATAGTTGGAGCTATtcaaaagactatgatattaccattttgtatcatcttgagaaggccaatatggtggctgatgccttgagtagaaagtatgggtagccttgcatatattcatgtttgtgagagaccacttgcattaAATTTTCAGGCTTTGGCCGATCAGTTCGTAATGTTAGATGTTCAAAGCCTAGACGGGTTCTATCTTGCGTGatttcttggtcttctttatatgattgcatcagagagcatcagtatgaagatccccattttcttgtccttaagtacACGATTCAGTACAGTGattccaaggaggtttctattagagatgatTGGGTGTTACAGATGTAGggtcggatctgtgtgcccaatttagatgggttacgtgagttgattcttgaggaggcccatagttcgcggtattccattcattcgggtgatgcaaagatgtaccaggacttgaggcatctctattggtggaggagaagaATTAAGAAAGACAGTGGAGTTTGTAGCTCAGTGCTTGAATAgacagcaggtgaagtacgagcatcagaggccgggcggtttgcttcataggcttgaaattcctgagtggaaatgggagcgtatcaccatggactttgtagttagttTCTCACGGACATTGAAGAAcattgatgctatttgggtgattgtggaccggctgaTTAAGTCCACTCATTTCATTcaagttgggactacctattctttggagcggctggctgagatctatattcgcgagattgtttgccttcacggtGTTCCAGTGTTCATTATTTCAAATCcgggtacgcagttcacatcgcagttatGGAGAACACaccagcgagagttaggcacatgggttgagtggagtacaacattccaccctcagacggatggatagtccgagcgcaccatttagatattggaggatatgctatgctcttgtgtgatggattttggttcctgggatcagtttctaccgcctgcagtgtttgcctacaacaacagctacaaatcgagtatttagatggctccgtatgaggccttgtatgggaggcagtgtcggtctccggttggttggtttaagcccggtgaggctaggctattaggtactgacttggttcaggatgccttggaaaaggttaagttgattcaggatctgCTTCGTACAGcatagtctagatagaagagGTATACCGAtcagaaggttcatgatgttgcatacattgtgggagagaaggtattgcttaGAGTGTGAccaatgaagggtgttatgaggatCGGAAataaggacaagttgagccctcggtatgcTGGCCCTTTTGAGgagcttgagaggattggagaggtggcttacaagcttgcattgccacctagtctatcgagtgttcatccagtgtttcatgtttccatgctccggaagtattttaGTGATcagtctcatgttttggacttcagcatggttctgttagatggggatttgacttatgatgtggagctggtggctattttggatcggcaggtttgaaagttgaggtcaaaggatataacttcagtgaaggtgcagtggagaggtcagtcagttgaggaggctacttgggagaccgagaggGAGatatggagcagatatccacacttatttgagtcTCCcgatatgattctagacccgttcgaggatgaacgttcgGAGAATGTAACtattcgaccggtcattttgagtattatagccttgTTCCTCAATTTATTGCTAATTATGTGTTCAttttttgttatgtgacttgccgaggtggttggtttggttgcggggatgtttcggaatgatttgggacactaagtcccaaggttggaagcctaagttgaaagagttgacttgatattgacttatgtgtaaaagactccaaaattgaggtttgatggttttgatagcttcgtatggtaattttggtattaggagtatgtccgaatattgatttggaggttcttaggtgattttggtttgaattggcaaaagttgaagtttggagagttgagaagtttgaccgagagttgactttgttattATCAGGCTCGAAGtttggttccggaagttggaataggtccgttgtgtcatttgtgacttgtgtgcaaaatttgaggtcaatcggagttgattcaCTGTGTTTCGGCATTGGTTTAAGAACTTGAAAGTTTaatagttcattaggtttgaattggggtgcgacttgtgttttcgatattgtttgatgtgatatgaggggtcgactaagttcgtatgatattttaaaattttttggtATGTTGGGATGCGAtcgcgggggcctcgggtgagtttcgagtttATTGCAGATTGAGTTTGGCCTTATAGAGGTGCAGAttttctggtgtctggtttccttatacgcgttcgcgaagtgtatctAGGAGGTATGTCATGTTTATTCTTCAAGTTCGTGAAGAAggccatgcgttcgcgaaggtatagggaagttgtgcatcgcgatcgcgagagggGGCTCGCGTCTGCGTGGAAAGAGGAGGCAGGTGGGGTACCAGGCTTGTAAGCTTTCGCGTTCACGGGAGACGGTTCACGATCTTGTAGTCATGGGATCATTGGACATAGCATTCGCGAGGGAGCCTTCACATTCGCATAAGAGGATTTTTGGGCAGTTGagtttttgtgcttcgcgaacgcgaggtactttctgcgtttgcgaagaaggacatATGGGCAACAAATATTTaattccaaaatcgagggtttggatccatttttcatattttgagcttgagacctcggttttgggaaattcttgaagggattttcaaggagttgatttgggtaagtgattctaactcagatttggttgttatacatgaatctatcattgtttttaccatttaattagtatcTTGGGttgaaaaaattggaaaaaaatgtagaaacttcataaactatattttgttggtttgaaaggcgatttgaggtcgaaattggatgattttggtatgattggactcgttattgaatgggtgttcagattttgtgaattttgtcggatccCAAGATGTGGGcataggtttgactttttgggttgactttttgactttggttaaagaacttagctttatcgtatggaatcaattcctatagcttgtattgattgtattaagttatttgtagctagatttgagtcgttcagAGGCTACCGATTcatgaggcaagggcttgttatAGTAGGGCttttcatggtttgaggtaagtaacactactaaacttggttatgagggtatgaatccctggaat is drawn from Nicotiana tomentosiformis chromosome 12, ASM39032v3, whole genome shotgun sequence and contains these coding sequences:
- the LOC138902756 gene encoding uncharacterized mitochondrial protein AtMg00860-like, producing MAPAELKELKEQLLELFDKGFIRPSMSPWGALVLLGNKKDVFIDDILVYSRSQEEHAHHLMIVLQTLREEKLYVKFSMCEFWHNSVAFLGHVVSSEGIKVDLKKSEAVQHWPIPSSAINIWSFLGLDGYYCHFVEDFSSIAAPLTRLTQKGALFRWSDECEESFQKLKTALTTTPVLILPSASGSYTLYCNASRIGIGCVLMHEGRVIAYALCQLKPHE